A window of the Branchiostoma floridae strain S238N-H82 chromosome 12, Bfl_VNyyK, whole genome shotgun sequence genome harbors these coding sequences:
- the LOC118427704 gene encoding uncharacterized protein LOC118427704 isoform X1: protein MLKEGNIKSFCIPIWGPICLPAKLRYEIPAELEVSASVKFEISFEATASASASMGVSWSSGRGLRPQFDTNFNVDLSKEVSTTAEGRAELTGTITPTLLLDVPAPGLPINIPIPRWLLPKFLKRLLGFSSSGRSAITLMSPAVEMPIFGSVFGEFCLDGLTPALKLLGYKAGVEEITAGVEVGVGSLTVDVEVSIPIEATIGDEQKFNDCEDETTTKGKINPPKTPGPTDAPRTTDIPTTSDSPTTAPPAPTTAPHAPTTPPYAPTTPPYAHTTPPYAPTTPPYAHTTPLYQPTAPDSPTPIPDTSTPDAPAAETTHITGTSDTPDITTVPTSTAAPCSIDLVFLLDGSWSIGRVHFEEIKEYIRDVIGCLDNTHINVSVISYDKMPMTYITLGEYTSTSNLQYLIMSQVVFHGSLTRTGYAIYSMANSVPFHPSVHKSAVVVTDGWSQSDVDGKNQDGYAESAQEARDAGIELFCIGAGRDAFIYYDGLNGITDNPARVVHWRQVDPCLFAAILLTELCG from the exons ATGTTAAAGGAGGGGAACATTAAAAGCTTTTGCATTCCTATCTGGGGTCCCATTTGCCTGCCAGCGAAACTGCGTTATGAAATACCTGCAGAGTTAGAAGTGTCTGCATCG GTTAAATTTGAAATATCATTTGAAGCAACTGCATCAGCATCAGCGTCGATGGGAGTCTCATGGAGCAGTGGACGAGGACTGAGGCCACAGTTTGAC ACAAACTTCAACGTTGACCTTAGCAAAGAAGTGTCAACAACAGCAGAAGGCCGTGCTGAGTTGACAGGAACAATCACTCCAACCCTGCTGCTGGACGTCCCAGCTCCAGGACTACCAATCAATATACCGATTCCACGCTGGCTCCTACCAAAGTTTTTAAAACGCTTGCTGG GCTTTTCGTCATCAGGCAGGTCAGCAATAACACTGATGAGTCCCGCAGTAGAAATGCCAATCTTTGGATCCGTTTTTGGTGAATTCTGTCTGGACGGACTGACTCCTGCCTTGAAACTACTTGGCTACAAGGCTGGGGTCGAAGAAATCACCGCGGGGGTAGAAGTGGGCGTTGGTAGCTTGACGGTTGATGTGGAGGTGTCGATCCCAATAGAAGCAACCATTGGAGATGAACA AAAATTTAACGACTGTGAAGATGAGACAACCACAAAAGGGAAAATAAACCCTCCCAAAACACCTGGACCTACAGATGCTCCAAGAACTACAGACATCCCTACTACATCTGATTCACCGACAACAGCCCCTCCTGCACCGACAACAGCACCTCATGCACCAACAACACCCCCTTATGCACCAACAACACCCCCTTATGCACATACAACACCCCCTTATGCACCGACAACACCCCCTTATGCACATACAACACCCTTATACCAGCCGACAGCCCCCGATTCCCCAACACCAATCCCGGATACGTCTACGCCAGATGCACCAGCTGCAGAAACAACACACATCACGGGCACCTCGGATACACCTGATATCACGACTGTCCCTACAAGTACAGCTGCACCCTGCAGCATTGACCTAGTTTTCCTCCTCGACGGATCCTGGAGTATCGGAAGAGTGCATTTTGAAGAGATAAAAGAGTACATTCGTGACGTCATTGGCTGTCTGGATAACACGCACATCAAT GTTTCCGTTATCAGCTACGATAAGATGCCGATGACATACATTACCTTGGGCGAGTACACCAGTACCTCAAATCTGCAGTACCTCATCATGTCGCAAGTCGTCTTCCACGGCTCGCTCACAAGGACAGGCTATGCAATCTACTCCATGGCGAACTCG GTTCCATTCCACCCTTCCGTACACAAATCAGCTGTGGTTGTAACAGATGGATGGTCACAGTCTGACGTTGATGGAAAG AATCAGGATGGCTACGCTGAAAGTGCACAAGAAGCAAGAGATGCTGGTATTGAGCTGTTCTGCATTGGCGCGGGTAGAGACGCTTTTATTTACTACGACGGGCTCAACGGAATCACCGACAACCCTGCACGGGTGGTGCACTGGAGGCAGGTCGATCCATGCCTATTTGCAGCGATACTTCTGACCGAATTATGTG GCTAG
- the LOC118427704 gene encoding uncharacterized protein LOC118427704 isoform X2 yields the protein MDNIITKLVFLVFLLGIKSGTSDAADCGNFTDCSSCSQESECGWCDTTLECLLGDEWGSNSSYCLSWFYYGCFSAGETAGCSDQIEVLDCDETHCNEELSSYNADVCQHCRGVESCFQHDGGVPCHGWNETVCPDGLPAHDESTPHKNVVQIRDNVKAIDPAVTTLYMCPVSLEEDYGDSAALFLAPYPTSFQDGDVIVSGQAGGVMHIVESTAPVGPYAFVLGSAANIEDVVAYSSFKEEVDPVAIDDETTEEDVPDAVLLSDALNGDLPTNSSNVTVINSDIPVYKCVGNAYISGTEDEWVSSFLVFDATDIEDLSLNDGDILAGSQSNGWLETVTGVNAALGDEFSFVQTELVRCGEELPDTNTFAIPTKSEQYIPDLHCVGGDNSKGILVYENKTLESLAFSSGDTIVGRKSGSFLSKVVSWTQNGGFVFVEVAPVSSLQEDTTDSAISTRRRRATIDASVTFSKTVSVSLTVSLGPAEVSFGASAGYRLGFEFSMELGWSSPFV from the exons CTGACTGTGGTAACTTCACGGACTGTAGTTCGTGTTCACAAGAAAGTGAATGTGGCTGGTGTGACACCACACTGGAATGTTTACTAGGGGATGAATGGGGTTCTAACAGCAGTTACTGCCTGTCCTGGTTCTACTACGGCTGCTTCTCGGCGGGAGAAACGGCCGGATGCTCAGATCAGATTGAG GTACTGGACTGTGACGAAACGCATTGCAACGAGGAGCTCAGTTCATACAACGCCGATGTGTGCCAACACTGTCGGGGAGTGGAGAGCTGTTTCCAACATGAC GGAGGCGTACCCTGTCATGGCTGGAACGAGACCGTCTGTCCTGATGGTTTGCCCGCCCACGACGAGTCAACTCCGCACAAGAATGTCGTCCAAATCCGGGACAATGTCAAGGCCATTGACCCAGCTGTCACGACACTCTACATGTGCCCTGTGTCTCTTGAAGAGGACTACGGGGACAGCGCGGCGCTATTCTTGGCACCATACCCAACGTCTTTTCAAGACGGTGACGTGATAGTGAGTGGCCAGGCCGGTGGGGTTATGCACATTGTTGAGAGTACAGCGCCAGTCG GGCCGTATGCCTTTGTGCTGGGGAGCGCCGCTAATATAGAAGATGTTGTGGCCTACAGTAGCTTCAAAGAGGAAGTGGATCCAGTCGCCATCGATGACGAGACGACTGAAGAAGACGTACCCGACGCAGTGTTACTGTCAGACGCCTTGAATGGAGACTTGCCGACAAACAGTAGTAATGTGACTGTGATAAACAGTG ATATTCCAGTATACAAATGTGTCGGAAACGCATACATCTCCGGAACCGAAGATGAGTGGGTGTCAAGTTTTCTTGTCTTCGACGCGACTGACATTGAGGATCTGTCGTTGAACGATGGCGATATCCTTGCCGGAAGCCAGAGTAACGGTTGGCTAGAGACTGTAACGGGCGTCAACGCTGCCCTTGGCGATGAGTTTTCGTTTGTCCAAACAGAATTAGTCAGATGTGGGGAGGAACTTCCGGACACAAACAC CTTTGCGATTCCTACAAAATCTGAACAGTACATCCCAGACCTTCATTGCGTTGGAGGAGACAATTCCAAAGGAATCCTAGTCTACGAGAACAAGACGCTGGAATCCCTTGCCTTTTCATCTGGGGATACCATAGTTGGAAGAAAGAGTGGGTCCTTTTTGTCAAAG GTTGTATCGTGGACTCAGAATGGTGGCTTTGTTTTCGTTGAAGTCGCTCCTGTGTCAAGTCTTCAAGAAGATACGACCGATTCTGCAATTAGTACACGTAGGCGCAGAGCAACCATTGATGCATCGGTGACATTTTCGAAGACAGTTTCAGTTTCACTTACAGTGTCG CTAGGACCGGCAGAAGTTTCATTTGGAGCAAGCGCAGGATATCGACTAGGATTTGAGTTCTCTATGGAGCTTGGCTGGAGTTCTCCCTTCGTGTAA